The genomic region CAGTGTGAAAGCGAAGATTCTGGTCGAGCATGGCGCGCTGGACAGCATGGTTACGGCGGATAACGTCACGGCGTTCAAGGCGGAAATGGACAAGGCCGGGGCTGACTATAAATTTGTCAGCCTTGACGGTGCCAAGCATGGCTTCACCAATCCGGATGCCGATCGCTTGAGCCATGGCGAGCACGGTGGTCCGGACATCGGGTACAACAAGGCAGCGGATGAAAAATCCTGGGCGGACATGAAAGCGTTCTTGCAGAAAATCTTCAGCTGATCAGAGACACCGCGGCGCGGCCTTTGCGAGCAGGCTCGCTCCCACAGGGGATCTACTGGGCGGCATAGATCCAGTGTGGGAGCGAGCCTGCTCGCGAAAGCCGCACCACCGATCTCGACCTTGCCGCGACTAACCGGCAAAATGCCCGCCATGAATCTCACCCCCGCCCTCCCCGCCTGCTGCACCGCGCTCGACAGCCATTGGCCGTTGCCGACGGTGTTGCCTGATACCGTGCTGCTCAGTACTCACTTCGATCCGGCTCAATTGCTTGGCGATGACTTTCGCCGTAGTGCCATCGAGCCGCCGCCGAGCATTCAGCGTTCGGTGGCCAAGCGTCAGGCCGAGTTTCTCGCCGGGCGGATTTGTGCCCGTGCGGCGTTGCAGCAATTGGAAGGCAGCAGCGTGGTGCCGGCGATTGGCGAAGACCGCGCGCCGATATGGCCTGCGCATATCTGCGGCTCGATCACCCACAGCACCGGTCGTGCGGCGGCGATTGTTGCCAACAAGCAGCACTGGCGCGGTTTGGGCATGGATCTGGAAAACCTGCTCGACACTGAACGCGCCGAGCGACTTGCAGGTGAAATCC from Pseudomonas tensinigenes harbors:
- a CDS encoding 4'-phosphopantetheinyl transferase family protein; translation: MNLTPALPACCTALDSHWPLPTVLPDTVLLSTHFDPAQLLGDDFRRSAIEPPPSIQRSVAKRQAEFLAGRICARAALQQLEGSSVVPAIGEDRAPIWPAHICGSITHSTGRAAAIVANKQHWRGLGMDLENLLDTERAERLAGEILTPAEMQRMTAASRDQLALWVTLTFSVKESLFKALYPIVQQRFYFEHAEVLEWTEAGEVRLRLLTDLSAEWHNGTELDAQFGVQDGQLLSLVSIQA